The Mangifera indica cultivar Alphonso chromosome 19, CATAS_Mindica_2.1, whole genome shotgun sequence nucleotide sequence ACTGTCAAAGGATAACTCTAGGACAAAAAACACAGGTAAATTAAGTTGCACCAATAGATCAAAAGCAACTATAGACAAATGTGCTCATGTACATAGTCATTAAACTACCATAATAGATATAACTCACAGATATTTATACATTCTTCCACAATATTTACAGTTCTATCAATCCAGCGAAAATCTCCTTAAAGGAAGGTCCAGCCCCTTGCGTAATACTCGCTATCCATTGaggtatattatatatttaatcgaTAAATAGCTTGATTGAGAAATCATAGAACACTGAAATAAAATCCCTCCAACAAATGCAACATAGCCAGCTCTTGCAAAagacataagaaaaaaaataaacttactcatcaatttttataagaagagagaaaattataGTCATAGAGAGAACTGAGACTGCTTATAAGGATGGCCTAAATTGATGCGCTGACTAGACTAAAACTGATCAGTAATAAGgccataattattaaatgacattGGTATCAGCTCTATCAATTATATTGCTCTACCATAAACGCAAAGACCGACCAAGCACACAAGTTTTTACTCTAGAAAGCCCATGGAAAAGCAAAAAAACACTATGCAAAGTACAAAACATAACAACTGATAATACCCAAACAAGAAGTCCGCCAGCAATATATATGAAcaatgacattttaaactttatgtAAGATTTTGTCATGGTACTTAGATTGTGAGTTAAAGACGTACCTGAAGGAAGAGATTTGGAAGGAATTGAAACAGAAGGTGAGGATAAACCGAAAAGCGTTCGAGAAGATAACGACTGACGAACATGATGGTTATTGGCGGTGGCAATGATTGAAGATCTGAAAGAGGCTGCTCTGCATATAGATCTGACTGCACTCATCTTCTCCATTTATCACCTCCTTTATGATTGGGCTTTGAGCCTAAGATAACAATATTTGAAGCAGTGCGGCTACGGAGGCTGACTGCTTTTGCGATTTTTCAAACAGTGCAGGACAGGCGGGATCGCATGGTGGGGGCTGCTGTGAGTTTTCAGTACACGGGGAATTTTCAAAATACATGACGCCCATGTGGGAGTTCTTAAACTTGTCACCGCACGTGGTGGGGCTTTCTAATTTTTTCCAACTGTGGAGTTTTCTaacattttctaatttataggggctaattaaaaagattttcactttatttatttattttttggtaactACGGCCGTTTGTATTGGTTAGACGGATAAACCtaagattataattaaattcacaACTACTGTATCAAGTGGATAAGGTTTTACAAGCATTATAAAAACTTGAAGTGGTCAAAGTTTCATAAGtattataaaaacttgaattcaagttttttctttagAAGTTCTAAtactttattagttttattaacttttgggattcattatatttttacgtgtaattttcaatttttttatctgtttttcCGAATAAAGCATATGTTAtgaaaattaatctatttttttttttatggaaaatgACCTCatgatacaaaataaaatgCTATGAATTTGAACAGAATCGgaccataaatttgaattataaattcaaactataaattttagtaGAATTACGTCGTAAATTCAAACAACCAATTCGAGCTATAAATTCAagctaaatcaaattgaatatcTCTTAACTTAAGTTCAgcttagtttaaaaaacaaactgaatcttttaacttgaattcaaaaatcAAGTAAAATCAACTTTTGATACTAAGTAGGTTCAGTTCAATCTAACCTTAATTGACAGataaattccaaaattttattaaatatcataagtAAAACTAtactctaaaaaattataaaaaatttgaaaaataccaATTTATGCAAATAACtaaaaaagatacaaaatttaacaaatattaatttatcaaataaaataaaatatcaatttaccctctgtataattaaatatcaaataacattatattatattatataatatatatttaattctcACATAGTCAAATATCTGATAACTTTTACGATATGCAATATCACTTCACCTCAGTCTGATCAAATTTTTAAGAACAcctcaaattaacaaatatcaGTTGTAATATGTAGGATTAGAGTTGGCATAAACAAGATAGAggacaattttattattaagatggGAATTTGgtcatatttgtttaattacGTATCGATCCATGACACGTAAacacaattaatttttatgtatccttaaaatatttaatttaattaatattttattattaaatttaaaaataaaatatcttaaaaattattagatataaattattatatatttaataaaatttgataaaattaaacacGATAATTATTTAAGTCAAACCAGACGGCGGATGGAGAAGAATGCATGTACGAAGGATTGACATGTGCGGCCGCCACACACACAAGGACGAGCTCATCGAGAAATACAAACGAGAGGATGAGAAACAGGCTCCTCTAATAATCTCAAATACTTCTCTCATGGAGTCGTCTACCAAACCACAAATTCAATACGAATTTCTTCCATTGATTCGTGTTTACAAAAATGGTCATGTCGAAAGACTCCTCGGCACTGACTTTGTCCCTGCCGCAACATCAAACGGTTCTCTCACCGGAGTTTTATCTAAGGACATAATTATCAAGACTGAACCCAATATCTCTGCTCGTCTCTACCTCCCCAAAAGCATCAACACGAATCAAAAGCTCCCCCTTTTGGTGTACTTTCACGGCGGTGGCTTTTTCATCTCTTCACCTTTCACTTCCAAGTACAACAACTACCTCAACACTCTCGTCGCTGAAGCTAGTCTTATTGCTGTTTCTGTGAACTACCGGAAAGCTCCTGAGCATCCTATTCCTGCAGCATATGAAGACTCTTGGGAGGCTCTTACGTGGGTTGTTTCCCACTGTAATGGTGATGGACCCGAATCTTGGTTGAACGACCATGCTGACTTTGGAAGAGTGTTTTTATCTGGAGAAAGTGCTGGTGCGAATATTGCTCATAACATGGCTATATTTGCTGGACACCCTGAGTTTGGGCTCAGTGTACCGCTTTTAGGGGTTGCTTTAGTCCACCCGTATTTTTGGGGTTCGGATCCCATCGGAACAGAGACTGCAAATATGGAATCAAAGGCCGCCACAGATCGTTTGTGGCCACTTATCTGTCCGTTGAACCCGGATAATGATGACCCACGAGTCAACCCACTGTCTGCTGATGCTCCAAGTTTGGTGGCGCTGGGGTGTAAAAGGGTTTTAATTTGTGTGGCTGAGAATGATGTGTTGAAAGACAGAGGGTGGGCTTATTATCAAGAATTGAGCAGGTGTGGGTGGATGGGTGTTGCAGAGATTATGGAGACTGATGGAGAAGGCCATGGCTTTCATTTGTCTGACTTGCAAAATGAGAAAGCCAAAGACTTGATCCAGCGGTTGGCTGCTTTCTTCAACAGGGAAATGCCTCCTTTACTTTGATTATGGAattttcagtgtaaaattttctACTTACCTCCTCCACCGCAATCTTTCTAATGATTGTTCTATTATGAATAGAAAATACATCAAGAGCTATATCTAAAACGACATCTTAACAATCATTTACAAGTTTGGAAATCCTTTATTTGTTGCCCATTAATTGGAATAATTGGAGGGTAAATACAATTTCTTATTTCATGTAGGGATGTCGCCAAAGTTGACCATGAGAGTTGATATTTGGTCTATATTGGAGATCATTTAGATTATTcagaaaatttagaataatGTTGTTAGGTGATGACTTCACTTGCTTATTGAGATGAATTTAAAGCTATTGAAtgtgaatatttgaataaacaaCATCTGAGGTCTGGTtgatagaattttaaaattcaatagaaaaatagTGAAACAATGATCACCACCAACACTATAAGAAACAGCCAACTCTGTTTTTATGATCTCCACAGAGTCCACTTCGAAAGCTCCCTAAtttatcataaaagaaaatcatttatttcttCTCCTTTCCCGAGTCAGAAAATGGCTGCTGCAGACAATCCTGTAGAGGTTTCAATTGATGTTTTTCCTTATCTTCGAGTTCTCAAAGATGGAGCCGTCCAGAGACTTGCAGCAACTGAAGTGGCTCCTGCAGGCTTGGATCCTGAAACTAACGTTTTATCCAGAGACATCATCATCATACCGGAAACCGGCGTCTCAGCCAGGATTTACCATCCCAACTCTGCAAAACCTGAAGAAAAGCTTCCCCTTGTGGTATACTTTCATGGAGGAGCTTTTATCACATCTTCAGTTGCCGATCCCAAATACCACGCAAGTCTCAACAATCTGGTTGCGGAGGCTGGTGTAGTTCTAGTCTCTGTCAACTACAGATTAGCTCCAGAATATCCTCTTCCTACTGCGTATGAGGACTCATGGGCTGCACTCGAGTGGGTGGCTTTACATGGTAAACATGAAGCTTGGCTTAAGGAATTTGCAGACTTTGGGCGTCTGTTTTTGGTGGGTGACAGTGCTGGTTCAAACATTTCACATCATTTGGCCTTGAGGCTCAAGAAATCAATGGTGGGTCGAGAGTTGAAGGTGCTTGGTATCGGCATGATCAATCCTTATTTCTGGGGACTGGATCTGATCGGAGTGGAGAAAACAGATCAGTTCAGGAGAAAAATGGTGGACAATTGGTGGTTGTTTGTTTGTCCGTCCGATAAAGGGTGTGATGATCCGTTCATTAACCCGTTTGCAGATGGAGCTCCGGATGTTGCAGGCTTGGCTTGTGAGAAACTACTTGTTATTGTTGCAGAGAAGGACATACTGAGAGATAGAGGGAAGCTTTATTATGAAAGATTGGTGAACAGTGATTGGCCAGGGAAAGCGGAGATTATGGAAGTAGAAGGAGAGGATCATGTTTTTCACATCTTTGACCCTACCACCCAGAAGGCTAGAAGTTTGATGAAATGTCTGGCTTCTTTCATCAATGCTCCTGTTGTGTGAAAACGCCACGGACGCTGGTAAAGGTAATTAGTGTGGAAAATAAGAGAAGTTGAAAGAAAGCTACCTTTTACAGGTAGACcgtttaagtaatattttctaaacaatCCTGGATGATGTACTTTGTGAGAAGATTGTTAATGGATTTCTGTTTAATATGATCTGTGTTGTACCCGcacataataatttatctcactcaatcatgtgatgacacatatacCTTGTATATAAAAAGCTAAGGGTGGGcattaaatttaagattgttGGCTCATTGAACATCCATACAAGCGGTTGAAAACAccaaaaatctatttaaatccataaagaaGACCAAAAgttaaacaattaaattgtttttgcaGAGAAATTACATGCAAGAGAAAAACCATAACAAAATGTTCAGTTTAAGCATTGAATAAAAACTACATTTGGAGATATAGAACCAAGCAGCAAGTATCAAAATACAACCGTATCAAGCATGGTTCCCAAAGTCTGAACCATGTTAGAAGACATCAAGTTGGAGACATGTTCTTCAAGGTGCTTCTTGGCGTCTTGCCTTCCTACATTAGCAATTGCGAGCTTTTCTGGTGGCAACTCATCTTCCTCTTGAACTGCCTTGTTATATTTGATAGCCAAGTTAAGCATCTCCTGCACATACcagtataaaataaataaataaagatcaCTTTAGTTTGATTATAACATATACAGTGTATTACCTATCCGCCAATTAAGATAGAACCTTCACATTTCAAATCCTGCTAAAAACTTTTAATGCTCACTCAACTACTTGGAAGTAATGGACCACATAGATAATGTCTATTACCTAATCATGCTTTAAAATATcactaaactaaattataaataatggaattaattataataatagcaAAAATAACCATGACAATCCTTGTGGAGACCTATATAAGTAGTAGAATGGTACTTGTTAACCAATGACCaataaattgttttctttatagTTCTTTGACAGGACTTGTGATTAGGCCAGCcccatcaattttaatttttaacatttaaaaaccCCTTTGCACTTTATACTACaacaaataatttaaaccaGTAAGTCAATAGTGTGTTCTGAGAAAATTCAATCTAACAAGAAGTTGGGGATGTCTGGCACCACATattcaagtaaaaataaattaataatatgtaccACCAAGCTTATGGGGAAGAAACGACAAACAACCCTAGTACACTGTTAATGCTAGAAACAAGCTTTACTGACCTGAACAGTCTGTTCATTAGTTTTTGAATGTGTATCAAAACGACGAAGTGTCAACCCATCAGTCCATTTCTTCTTGTGGAGGTTAAGTAGCATCTTTTCCTCCAATTCATTCTTCCTGTAATTGATGGCTATTGAGTAGTAATGTCTGTTCAACCCATGAATCAATGCCTGACaacgaaaagaaaaaacataataactatTACATAAACATATAGTTATACAGAACCACTGATTAAGAACTCACTTGAATGGATGGCTTATTAAGATGTCCCAGGTTAGATGTTGTCTGTCGTGGTTCTTGGCCAAGCATCATTGTTTGTGGGTTAATCAAACGAAATGCATCTATTACAACCTTTCCTTTAACACTTTGAATT carries:
- the LOC123203041 gene encoding probable carboxylesterase 2; the encoded protein is MHVRRIDMCGRHTHKDELIEKYKREDEKQAPLIISNTSLMESSTKPQIQYEFLPLIRVYKNGHVERLLGTDFVPAATSNGSLTGVLSKDIIIKTEPNISARLYLPKSINTNQKLPLLVYFHGGGFFISSPFTSKYNNYLNTLVAEASLIAVSVNYRKAPEHPIPAAYEDSWEALTWVVSHCNGDGPESWLNDHADFGRVFLSGESAGANIAHNMAIFAGHPEFGLSVPLLGVALVHPYFWGSDPIGTETANMESKAATDRLWPLICPLNPDNDDPRVNPLSADAPSLVALGCKRVLICVAENDVLKDRGWAYYQELSRCGWMGVAEIMETDGEGHGFHLSDLQNEKAKDLIQRLAAFFNREMPPLL
- the LOC123203042 gene encoding probable carboxylesterase 2; the protein is MITTNTIRNSQLCFYDLHRVHFESSLIYHKRKSFISSPFPSQKMAAADNPVEVSIDVFPYLRVLKDGAVQRLAATEVAPAGLDPETNVLSRDIIIIPETGVSARIYHPNSAKPEEKLPLVVYFHGGAFITSSVADPKYHASLNNLVAEAGVVLVSVNYRLAPEYPLPTAYEDSWAALEWVALHGKHEAWLKEFADFGRLFLVGDSAGSNISHHLALRLKKSMVGRELKVLGIGMINPYFWGLDLIGVEKTDQFRRKMVDNWWLFVCPSDKGCDDPFINPFADGAPDVAGLACEKLLVIVAEKDILRDRGKLYYERLVNSDWPGKAEIMEVEGEDHVFHIFDPTTQKARSLMKCLASFINAPVV
- the LOC123203043 gene encoding 26S proteasome non-ATPase regulatory subunit 14 homolog, which translates into the protein MSGMERLQRMFAGAGGALGHPPPDSPTLDSSEQVYISSLALLKMLKHGRAGVPMEVMGLMLGEFVDDYTVRVVDVFAMPQSGTGVSVEAVDHVFQTNMLDMLKQTGRPEMVVGWYHSHPGFGCWLSGVDINTQQSFEALNQRAVAVVVDPIQSVKGKVVIDAFRLINPQTMMLGQEPRQTTSNLGHLNKPSIQALIHGLNRHYYSIAINYRKNELEEKMLLNLHKKKWTDGLTLRRFDTHSKTNEQTVQEMLNLAIKYNKAVQEEDELPPEKLAIANVGRQDAKKHLEEHVSNLMSSNMVQTLGTMLDTVVF